The Kribbella shirazensis genomic interval TAGGTGCCCTCGCCCTTGGCGGTCAGCGTGAGTTTGGTCTTCAGGGCCGGCGGCTTCTTCTTGGTCGGCTTCGCGGTCGGCTTGACGGTCGGCTGCGGCGTCGGCTTCGGAGCCGGGGTCGTGACGGTGGCCGTGGCGGTCGCGGTCTTGGACGCGTTCGCCTCGATGTCACTGGGCAGCGTGAACAGCCGCACCATTCCCCAGCCCATCAGGCTGACCAGGATCGCGCCGACCACGACGGCCCAGCGCGGGCGGGCCGGGTTCAGCTTGGGGACCTTCACCGCGGCACGTTCCTCGCGACGGGACTTCTCCTCCTCGACGGCGTGTTCGGCGTCGAAGGTGGCCAGCAACGGCGCCGGGTCGGCCTTGACCACCCGGGCGATCGACCGGATGTGACCACGCGCGTAGAAGTTCCCGCCGCAGCGGGAGAAGTCGTCGGCCTCCATGGCGATCAGCAACCCGGTTCTGATCCGGGTCGCAGCGCTCAGTTGCTCGATCGTCATGTCGGCCCGTTCGCGGGCCGCCGTGAGCTCGCTGCCGATGCTCACGTCCCCACCGTCCTCTCTTCGTCCGAGCTGTGGTCTCGCCGACA includes:
- a CDS encoding helix-turn-helix domain-containing protein, with amino-acid sequence MSIGSELTAARERADMTIEQLSAATRIRTGLLIAMEADDFSRCGGNFYARGHIRSIARVVKADPAPLLATFDAEHAVEEEKSRREERAAVKVPKLNPARPRWAVVVGAILVSLMGWGMVRLFTLPSDIEANASKTATATATVTTPAPKPTPQPTVKPTAKPTKKKPPALKTKLTLTAKGEGTYLTVRDRKDRRLFQGRLGPGIAQSVTSAGDIRVTVSNPANLVVVLNGKQIPTKLYRFTAHPNGTLSKTTSGS